In Pelosinus sp. IPA-1, a single window of DNA contains:
- a CDS encoding cyclase family protein: protein MLIDLTLPIDEQDKNNPFFNDKTGVSVARLGHLGTHLDIMDVENLELDRFISPAKIVHVENMFNHQVEPSDFVNKVDIQKGDFVIFKTDWFKTYYRTDFYLGHPEIGHPELSDKTLELLIQKEVNFIGIDAAGVKRKEDHRKADQFCADHNIFVIENIVNLEKLKQDDFRIYCFPLHLKNSSGLPVRLIAEI, encoded by the coding sequence ATGTTAATCGATTTAACTCTTCCTATTGATGAACAAGACAAAAACAATCCCTTTTTCAACGATAAAACCGGCGTAAGCGTGGCTCGCTTGGGACATCTAGGTACTCATCTCGATATCATGGACGTAGAAAATTTAGAACTAGACAGATTTATCAGCCCAGCTAAAATTGTTCATGTAGAGAATATGTTCAATCACCAAGTTGAACCTTCTGATTTCGTAAACAAAGTTGATATTCAAAAAGGTGATTTTGTAATCTTCAAAACAGACTGGTTCAAAACCTATTACAGAACAGATTTCTATTTAGGACATCCTGAAATAGGTCATCCCGAATTATCCGATAAAACCCTTGAATTATTAATACAAAAAGAAGTCAATTTCATTGGTATAGACGCAGCTGGTGTGAAAAGAAAAGAGGATCATCGTAAAGCAGATCAATTCTGCGCAGACCACAATATTTTTGTCATCGAAAATATTGTCAACCTTGAAAAACTAAAGCAAGATGACTTCAGAATTTATTGTTTCCCCCTTCATTTAAAAAACTCCAGCGGCTTACCCGTCCGCCTCATTGCTGAAATTTGA